The Roseimicrobium gellanilyticum genome contains a region encoding:
- a CDS encoding AAA family ATPase, whose product MPIAVPDTESEADAYVLERDTVELLHTAHERILKEVSKVIVGQKEVVEQMLIALLAGGHGLITGAPGLAKTLLIKSLAQVFSLSFQRIQFTPDLMPSDITGTEILEDTGEGGRDLVFHKGPIFANMILADEINRTPPKTQAALLEAMQEHQVTVAGQTFTLEEPFFVLATQNPIEMEGTYPLPEAQLDRFMLNVVIDYLAEDEEVAVVMQTTSKKSDPIQPLFSGEDLMRCHDVVRRVPVADEVARYAVRLASATRPHRAGAPDFVNVWVNWGAGTRASQYLVLGGKTRALLQGRAHVTFDDIRAMARPVMRHRIQLNYRAEAEGMTVDKLIAKVVETVKQ is encoded by the coding sequence ATGCCCATCGCCGTGCCTGACACGGAAAGTGAAGCTGACGCTTATGTGCTCGAGCGCGACACCGTGGAACTGCTGCACACGGCGCATGAGCGGATCCTGAAGGAAGTGTCCAAGGTGATCGTCGGCCAGAAGGAGGTGGTGGAGCAGATGCTCATCGCGCTGCTGGCAGGGGGGCATGGACTCATCACGGGAGCGCCAGGGTTGGCGAAGACGCTGCTCATCAAGTCACTTGCCCAAGTGTTCAGCCTGAGTTTCCAACGCATCCAGTTCACCCCAGACCTCATGCCTTCAGACATCACGGGCACGGAAATTCTCGAAGACACCGGTGAGGGCGGACGCGATCTGGTGTTTCACAAGGGGCCCATCTTCGCGAACATGATCCTCGCGGATGAAATCAACCGTACACCGCCCAAGACGCAGGCAGCGCTGCTGGAGGCAATGCAGGAACATCAGGTCACGGTGGCGGGTCAGACCTTCACGCTGGAAGAACCGTTTTTCGTGCTGGCCACACAGAACCCGATTGAAATGGAGGGCACCTATCCGTTGCCCGAGGCACAGCTCGATCGCTTCATGCTCAATGTGGTGATCGACTATCTGGCCGAGGATGAAGAAGTGGCGGTGGTGATGCAGACCACTTCCAAGAAGTCCGATCCCATTCAGCCGCTCTTCTCAGGCGAGGATCTCATGCGTTGCCATGACGTCGTGCGGCGTGTGCCGGTGGCCGATGAGGTGGCACGCTATGCCGTGCGCCTGGCTTCCGCCACACGTCCTCATCGTGCGGGTGCGCCGGACTTTGTGAACGTGTGGGTGAACTGGGGAGCGGGCACACGCGCGAGCCAGTATCTAGTCTTGGGGGGGAAGACGCGTGCGCTCCTGCAAGGGCGTGCCCATGTGACCTTTGATGATATCCGAGCCATGGCGCGACCGGTGATGCGCCATCGCATCCAGCTCAACTATCGCGCGGAAGCCGAGGGGATGACGGTGGACAAGTTGATCGCGAAGGTGGTGGAGACGGTGAAGCAGTAG
- a CDS encoding DUF4175 family protein — MKPPTPSVLVALERRLEPLIEMERLILRRKLLAAGFGVAALAAFLVWWQSGAFGLNRWELLLCALVGYAIIWFGSDWWAGARKVEPREMAHRLEAAHPDMQAVLLTAMDQHSDGGRLTYLQQRVVSDAVRHSMSHDWQERLFGNKAKNWDYVSSGALAVFALLVALTFPKLTGIDIMQHQDQVVVKQEEEKKTDAPVITVEVRPGDTEVEHNTRLVVDVKFTGGTPAHAVIVVSEDEEGKQERVRVNMNATVENNAFGGVVKSVERDGFYRVEYEGGVSPTYRVTTYVHPELVRSDATITPPAYSGQPAKEIKNTLNVTALEGSDIRFRMTVNKPVSVAELYGEDKSSIPLTPTKEDPLVLEGSMKPEDSQKYRLHLVDAQERSNKQPPWIKVSVLKDNPPKVDMVFPKRDLAVSPLQELPLEAKVWDDIGVEKAGAVFMLGEATTEVPLSDGKLAGKKSHDLKTMLALEKLKAEPRQLVSYYVWAEDNHPQGGVRRTMSDMFFAEVRHFEDIFREAEGGQGQGQGQGQGGVADKLAQLQKQVVNATWRLVREAGAGRKFEKMESDVGTVKEGQDTALKQTEEALEEVEDAEIRQALEDAAKAMRRASETLDGGIKKKETNPLKVALAPEREALEHLGRAQSREHRVMRAQNQQQGGGQSQQNQRQIMQLELAQKEKMYEEESEAQEEQTMEQQENLQVLNRLKELARRQEALAEKIKDLEEQMAKAKTEEEKAEIQQQLKRLQEEQEQLLRDLDELQERMEKPENQQNMAQEREKLDEAREQARQAAEQLAQQQASAAANSATRAQENLEEVRDEFRQRTAKRFSDEMRQLKQQASELEESQKQLAEAMNPEGKSAAESKPGEKGDTTAELKKNLETNQLRRQAEAQGEALDKLLENMQQLSQQAEASEPLLANSLHDAVRKAHSDGIKDALDETKINLQYSPEDAQSSERKAAQGIEELKKGVDRAAESVLGSETEALRMARNELDRLLNDVEKDEAKRQQNAGGEPGSPQQQTAQGQQGNGEQGQPGKGSESAERRMAAAGDADKEREGRQASQAGQQQGQQPQQGSRPGQGAEPGKEGMRGGLAGNTPGQEQQQRQPGQGQQPGEGQQPGQGQGEQQSQQQAQAGMQPGQGRGQGQQPGEGQSQQEQQQQAANGRQPGQGQGQQPGQGQGQDGQQPGQGQGEGMTADNTPGQGQQPSGSQGGQPSGQQQGQGQGQGQSPGGQQGMAQGGQGQGQGQGQGTQGQQPGDGQRGEGGQLAQGGNRAGGARRGNTEGSTSGGGGEGGPGGDGGWFFDGAAETDNDSTLTGSNFGDWTDRLRKVEEALEDQELRNQAAGVLENARQIRMDNRRNDMPPQSDLVQMKVLQPLAELRDRVSEELAKRESANPLAPLDRDPVPHRYRELVRRYYRELGGGQ; from the coding sequence ATGAAGCCGCCTACGCCTTCTGTCTTGGTAGCGCTGGAGCGTCGCCTGGAGCCGCTCATCGAAATGGAGCGCCTGATTCTCCGCCGCAAGCTGCTGGCTGCGGGGTTCGGCGTGGCAGCACTCGCTGCGTTTCTGGTGTGGTGGCAGAGTGGCGCTTTCGGCCTGAACCGATGGGAGCTGCTGCTTTGTGCGCTGGTGGGCTATGCCATCATCTGGTTTGGTTCCGACTGGTGGGCTGGCGCCCGAAAGGTGGAGCCACGCGAGATGGCACATCGCTTGGAGGCGGCACATCCGGACATGCAGGCGGTGCTGCTCACTGCCATGGATCAGCACAGCGATGGTGGCCGGCTGACGTATCTGCAGCAGCGCGTGGTCTCTGATGCCGTGCGCCACTCCATGTCGCATGACTGGCAGGAGCGGCTCTTTGGGAACAAGGCGAAGAATTGGGACTATGTGTCCAGCGGAGCGCTGGCGGTCTTCGCCCTGCTGGTGGCGCTGACTTTCCCCAAGCTTACGGGCATCGACATCATGCAACACCAGGATCAGGTGGTGGTGAAGCAGGAAGAGGAGAAGAAAACAGATGCACCTGTCATCACCGTTGAAGTGCGTCCGGGTGACACGGAGGTGGAGCACAACACGCGCCTGGTGGTGGATGTGAAATTCACCGGCGGCACGCCTGCGCATGCGGTCATCGTGGTGAGCGAGGATGAGGAGGGAAAGCAGGAACGCGTCCGCGTGAACATGAATGCCACCGTGGAGAACAACGCCTTCGGTGGTGTGGTGAAGAGCGTGGAGCGCGATGGTTTCTACCGCGTGGAATATGAGGGAGGTGTCTCACCCACGTATCGAGTGACCACTTATGTGCATCCGGAATTGGTGCGCTCGGATGCGACCATCACTCCGCCTGCGTATTCCGGACAGCCGGCGAAGGAGATCAAGAATACGCTGAACGTCACTGCGCTGGAGGGCTCTGACATCCGCTTCCGCATGACGGTGAACAAGCCGGTCTCGGTGGCGGAACTCTATGGGGAGGACAAGAGCAGCATTCCGTTGACGCCGACGAAGGAGGATCCGCTGGTGCTGGAGGGCTCAATGAAACCGGAGGATTCGCAGAAGTATCGCCTGCATCTGGTGGATGCGCAGGAACGAAGCAACAAGCAACCGCCTTGGATCAAGGTGAGTGTGCTGAAGGACAACCCTCCCAAGGTGGACATGGTGTTCCCAAAGCGTGACCTTGCTGTGTCACCACTGCAGGAGTTGCCGCTGGAGGCGAAGGTGTGGGACGATATTGGTGTGGAGAAAGCCGGAGCGGTGTTCATGCTGGGAGAGGCGACGACGGAAGTGCCGCTCAGTGATGGCAAGCTCGCGGGCAAGAAGTCCCATGATCTGAAGACGATGTTGGCGCTGGAGAAGCTCAAGGCGGAACCGCGTCAGCTCGTGAGCTACTATGTGTGGGCGGAGGACAATCATCCGCAGGGCGGCGTGCGTCGCACCATGAGCGACATGTTCTTTGCCGAGGTTCGCCACTTCGAAGACATTTTCCGGGAAGCTGAAGGTGGTCAGGGGCAAGGACAAGGTCAGGGACAGGGAGGGGTGGCAGACAAGCTGGCCCAACTGCAGAAGCAGGTGGTGAATGCCACGTGGCGTCTGGTACGTGAGGCAGGCGCGGGGAGGAAGTTTGAAAAGATGGAGAGCGATGTGGGCACCGTGAAGGAAGGGCAGGACACTGCTTTGAAACAGACCGAGGAGGCGCTGGAAGAAGTGGAGGATGCGGAGATTCGTCAGGCTCTGGAAGACGCAGCAAAGGCGATGAGGCGTGCCTCGGAAACCCTGGATGGTGGCATCAAGAAGAAAGAGACGAATCCCTTGAAGGTCGCGCTGGCACCCGAGCGTGAAGCTCTGGAGCATCTCGGTCGCGCGCAGAGCCGGGAACATCGAGTGATGCGCGCCCAGAATCAGCAGCAAGGTGGCGGACAGAGCCAGCAGAACCAGCGCCAGATCATGCAGCTCGAGCTGGCGCAGAAGGAGAAGATGTATGAGGAGGAGAGTGAGGCGCAGGAAGAGCAGACCATGGAGCAGCAGGAGAACCTACAGGTGCTCAATCGTCTGAAGGAACTCGCGCGCCGCCAGGAGGCGCTTGCGGAGAAGATCAAGGATCTTGAGGAGCAGATGGCCAAGGCGAAGACGGAGGAGGAGAAGGCCGAGATCCAGCAGCAGCTCAAGCGCCTGCAAGAGGAGCAGGAGCAACTCCTTCGTGATCTCGATGAGCTCCAGGAGCGCATGGAGAAGCCGGAAAACCAGCAGAACATGGCGCAGGAGCGTGAGAAGCTGGACGAGGCTCGTGAGCAGGCGCGACAGGCGGCGGAGCAGCTTGCCCAGCAGCAGGCAAGCGCCGCTGCAAACTCCGCGACACGCGCCCAGGAGAACCTTGAAGAAGTGCGCGATGAATTCCGCCAACGCACGGCGAAGCGTTTCTCGGATGAAATGCGGCAACTCAAGCAACAGGCGTCGGAGCTGGAGGAGTCGCAGAAGCAACTTGCCGAAGCGATGAATCCCGAAGGCAAAAGCGCTGCCGAATCCAAGCCCGGTGAAAAAGGTGATACCACGGCAGAGCTGAAGAAAAACCTGGAAACGAATCAACTGCGCAGGCAGGCGGAGGCTCAAGGGGAAGCTCTGGATAAGCTTCTGGAAAACATGCAGCAACTCAGCCAGCAGGCGGAAGCGTCAGAGCCGCTCCTGGCCAATTCCCTGCACGATGCCGTGCGCAAGGCACACTCGGATGGCATCAAAGACGCGCTCGACGAAACGAAGATCAATCTGCAGTACTCTCCGGAGGACGCGCAGAGCAGTGAGCGCAAGGCCGCACAGGGAATTGAGGAATTGAAGAAGGGGGTGGACCGTGCCGCAGAGAGCGTGTTGGGCAGCGAGACGGAAGCGCTGCGCATGGCTCGCAATGAATTGGACCGTCTCCTCAATGACGTGGAGAAGGACGAAGCGAAGCGTCAGCAGAATGCTGGTGGGGAACCTGGTAGTCCGCAACAGCAAACGGCACAGGGACAGCAGGGTAACGGCGAGCAAGGTCAACCCGGCAAGGGAAGCGAGAGTGCCGAGCGGCGCATGGCCGCGGCGGGTGATGCGGACAAGGAACGGGAAGGCCGGCAGGCTTCGCAAGCTGGACAGCAACAAGGTCAGCAGCCGCAGCAGGGGAGCCGGCCAGGACAAGGCGCTGAGCCGGGCAAGGAAGGGATGCGTGGAGGGCTCGCGGGCAATACGCCCGGCCAGGAACAACAACAACGCCAGCCTGGGCAAGGACAGCAGCCCGGGGAAGGGCAACAACCCGGCCAGGGGCAGGGAGAGCAGCAATCTCAGCAGCAGGCGCAGGCTGGTATGCAGCCGGGGCAAGGCCGAGGACAGGGCCAGCAGCCTGGTGAAGGTCAGTCACAGCAAGAGCAACAGCAGCAGGCCGCCAACGGCCGGCAACCTGGGCAAGGCCAAGGACAACAGCCGGGTCAAGGTCAGGGGCAAGACGGCCAGCAACCGGGCCAGGGACAAGGCGAGGGAATGACTGCGGATAATACACCAGGCCAGGGGCAGCAGCCCTCTGGAAGTCAAGGGGGGCAACCATCCGGGCAACAGCAAGGCCAGGGACAGGGCCAAGGTCAAAGTCCCGGTGGCCAGCAGGGCATGGCTCAGGGTGGGCAGGGGCAGGGGCAGGGCCAAGGACAGGGAACTCAGGGGCAGCAACCTGGGGACGGACAGCGAGGTGAGGGCGGTCAGCTTGCGCAAGGCGGGAATCGTGCCGGTGGTGCGCGTCGCGGAAACACGGAAGGCAGTACCTCCGGTGGAGGAGGGGAAGGCGGACCGGGAGGAGATGGTGGCTGGTTCTTCGATGGTGCTGCTGAAACCGACAATGACAGCACGTTGACGGGTTCCAACTTCGGCGACTGGACAGATCGCCTTCGCAAGGTGGAGGAGGCGTTGGAGGACCAGGAACTCAGAAACCAAGCTGCCGGGGTCCTTGAAAACGCCCGGCAGATCCGCATGGATAATCGTCGCAATGATATGCCGCCTCAGAGTGATCTGGTGCAGATGAAGGTGCTGCAACCACTGGCGGAGTTGCGCGATCGTGTGTCGGAGGAGCTTGCGAAGCGCGAGTCCGCCAACCCCTTGGCGCCGCTGGATCGGGATCCTGTGCCACATCGCTACCGCGAGCTGGTACGTCGTTATTATCGGGAACTGGGAGGGGGCCAGTGA
- a CDS encoding DUF58 domain-containing protein has product MSTSSTAPSPDLATLMRIRSLELRARLVMEGFSKGLHRSLQHGFSAEFSEYRQYVTGDDPRFIDWKVMARSDRCYVKKFEEETNLRCQLLLDVSASMAYGSRGYTKLDYTATLAATLALFLREQGDAAGVTLFDEKVQEHLPAQGRAGQWHALLLHLQKAHTSARGTGTRFPLRALGEMIRRRALLVMLSDFLTPLDDLERELGLLTAMQHDVVIFQVMDPAELEFPFDESAAFADSESGRKVLLEPAMVRKNYLARLQAHLDRLRKLCERHGVEYRLIRTDRPLEEDLFDFLSARRNLTARHRASPRHAA; this is encoded by the coding sequence ATGTCCACATCATCCACCGCTCCCTCTCCCGATCTCGCGACGCTGATGCGCATCCGGTCGCTGGAACTGCGGGCCAGGCTGGTGATGGAGGGGTTTTCCAAAGGATTGCACCGCAGTTTGCAGCACGGCTTTTCTGCGGAGTTCAGTGAGTACCGGCAGTATGTGACGGGAGACGATCCGCGTTTCATTGACTGGAAGGTGATGGCGCGGAGTGACCGGTGTTATGTGAAGAAGTTCGAGGAGGAGACGAACTTGCGCTGCCAGCTCCTGCTGGATGTGAGTGCCTCGATGGCTTATGGCTCCAGGGGCTATACCAAGCTCGACTACACCGCGACCCTGGCGGCGACGCTGGCGCTCTTCTTGAGAGAGCAGGGGGATGCGGCGGGTGTCACGCTCTTCGATGAGAAGGTGCAGGAGCATCTGCCGGCCCAGGGACGTGCGGGCCAGTGGCATGCGCTGTTGCTCCATCTGCAGAAGGCGCATACGTCAGCTCGCGGTACGGGTACACGTTTTCCACTGCGCGCCTTGGGGGAGATGATCCGCCGGCGCGCTTTGCTGGTGATGCTGTCTGATTTCCTCACGCCGCTGGACGATCTGGAGCGTGAGCTCGGTCTGCTCACCGCGATGCAGCATGATGTGGTCATCTTTCAGGTGATGGACCCGGCGGAGCTGGAGTTTCCCTTCGACGAGTCCGCGGCATTTGCAGACAGTGAGTCCGGCAGGAAGGTGCTGCTGGAGCCGGCGATGGTGCGGAAGAATTACCTCGCCCGGTTGCAGGCTCACCTGGATCGGCTGCGCAAACTCTGTGAACGCCACGGCGTGGAGTATCGCCTGATCCGCACGGACCGTCCGTTGGAGGAGGATCTCTTCGATTTCCTCAGCGCCCGTCGCAATCTCACCGCGCGGCATCGCGCCAGCCCGAGGCACGCCGCATGA
- a CDS encoding DUF4159 domain-containing protein, which yields MKRTRLALLCASVMAAFTAILYAQSPTAAGGGPQPKNFGSKDTETPEDPREWGRDGQFLDFPTWKVNGELPNDVFTFARVRYNSYGGRGYGRRRGGNWMTDYPDADLNFSYRMQQLTAMQVNPKGAVVDIDPEQLKHYPFLYLIEPGDITISDQEAKVLRDYLLNGGFLMVDDFWGYHEWDTFYTALKQIFPDREPKELPIEHEIFHIVFDLKVKPQIPSVGAAMAGRNRGITYEWGKPGSEEVHYKGVFDDKGRMMMIICHNTDLGDGWEEEGTDPWYFREFSEKYAYPLGINIIFYAMTH from the coding sequence ATGAAACGCACCCGCCTTGCTCTGCTCTGCGCCTCTGTGATGGCCGCCTTCACGGCCATCCTGTACGCGCAGTCGCCGACTGCTGCAGGAGGAGGGCCACAACCGAAAAACTTTGGATCGAAGGACACGGAAACGCCGGAGGATCCCCGCGAGTGGGGGCGCGATGGTCAGTTTCTCGATTTCCCCACGTGGAAAGTCAATGGGGAGCTGCCCAACGATGTCTTCACCTTTGCGCGTGTGCGGTACAATTCGTATGGCGGGCGTGGCTATGGACGCCGACGTGGAGGCAACTGGATGACGGACTATCCCGATGCCGATCTCAATTTCTCCTATCGGATGCAGCAGCTCACAGCGATGCAGGTGAATCCGAAGGGCGCGGTGGTGGACATTGATCCAGAGCAGCTCAAGCACTACCCCTTCCTCTATCTGATCGAGCCTGGGGACATCACCATCAGTGACCAGGAGGCCAAGGTCTTGCGGGACTATCTCCTGAATGGCGGGTTTCTCATGGTGGATGATTTCTGGGGGTACCATGAGTGGGACACATTTTACACCGCCCTCAAACAGATCTTTCCTGATCGTGAACCGAAGGAACTGCCGATCGAGCACGAGATCTTCCACATCGTTTTTGATCTCAAGGTGAAGCCGCAGATACCCAGCGTGGGTGCCGCCATGGCAGGACGCAATCGCGGCATCACCTATGAATGGGGCAAGCCTGGGTCAGAGGAAGTGCACTACAAGGGAGTCTTTGATGACAAGGGCAGAATGATGATGATCATCTGCCACAACACGGATTTGGGAGATGGCTGGGAAGAGGAGGGCACGGACCCGTGGTACTTCCGGGAGTTCTCGGAGAAGTATGCCTATCCGCTGGGCATCAACATCATTTTTTACGCGATGACGCATTGA
- a CDS encoding BatA domain-containing protein: protein MNFLFPLFALAAAAVAIPILLHFRRQPPQKVVPFSSLMFLEQTPVPPKTRRKLEDWLLLALRCLALILLALMFSRPFVRSQKTAFAEGGVSWCILVDTSASMHREEVWEQVEEKYGVALEQVGEADALLVATFDDHPRLLLDHEAWEKVPVGTRRVAAASLLQDVEPTWAGTNLGEALVFAAQQLSSEGTGKHGERRIVLISDVQEGAALEALQSTSWPEHVIVDVDPVEAPWKNNFTLTAAPPVTEEAAASLDAVPSSMNREGQGQVRVRVTNSRDSEVEKFSLQWSTSGDVVEATVPSGGSRILNAPARSELATDGQLNLRGDGESLDNHLFVAKPIARPARVVCVGQGLSRNETVSPLFYLERALKPTAAFLPELVVTNSSELRGVDLQDADVVMLFGEAPEAAREILQNWVKAGGALLAVAASGDRGDTLRALGAAPEVKLKDVEEDALLQDLDFSHPLLRTFAESGVRDFTRIRFWKHRTIEGVEGMKNAAVIARFEGGSPAWVEWPLEKGRVLAMMAGWQPSDSQLAVASKFVPLLYSLLDWAQGSELSAQSLVVGDAIAAQPSWKGVLPVKRPDGRTENWNVDAEKMWHGTDMPGIYVVGTGDAARSVAVNLAPNEGRLAPMDMQRLADAGVKLKSTGASAMGTKTEAEEAAAERRVEDSEHEQRQKGWKVLLLAALLVLFLETWLAGRRSRGVQMRSQPTTQAA from the coding sequence ATGAACTTCCTCTTTCCACTCTTTGCGCTGGCGGCGGCCGCGGTGGCCATACCCATCCTGCTGCATTTCCGCAGGCAGCCTCCGCAGAAGGTGGTGCCCTTCAGCTCCCTGATGTTTCTGGAGCAGACGCCGGTGCCGCCCAAGACACGGAGGAAGCTGGAGGACTGGCTGTTGCTCGCGCTCCGTTGTCTTGCACTGATCCTGCTGGCACTCATGTTCAGCCGGCCCTTTGTGCGCTCGCAAAAGACGGCGTTCGCCGAGGGCGGCGTGAGCTGGTGCATCCTGGTGGACACCAGTGCCTCCATGCATCGCGAAGAAGTCTGGGAGCAGGTGGAGGAGAAATATGGCGTGGCCCTGGAACAGGTGGGTGAAGCTGACGCGCTGCTCGTGGCAACATTCGATGATCACCCGCGGTTGCTGCTGGATCATGAGGCGTGGGAGAAGGTGCCGGTGGGGACACGACGCGTGGCTGCCGCTTCGTTGCTGCAGGATGTGGAGCCCACGTGGGCGGGTACCAATTTGGGTGAGGCCCTGGTCTTTGCAGCTCAGCAGCTCTCCTCGGAAGGCACTGGCAAGCATGGAGAGCGGCGCATTGTGTTGATCTCGGATGTGCAGGAGGGAGCTGCGCTGGAAGCCCTGCAATCCACCTCGTGGCCTGAGCACGTGATAGTGGATGTGGATCCAGTCGAGGCACCGTGGAAAAACAACTTCACTCTGACTGCGGCTCCACCCGTGACTGAAGAGGCTGCTGCATCACTCGATGCCGTGCCGTCTTCGATGAATCGTGAAGGACAGGGACAGGTGCGCGTGCGGGTGACGAACAGCCGGGATAGCGAAGTGGAGAAGTTTTCCCTGCAATGGTCCACGAGTGGCGATGTGGTCGAGGCCACGGTGCCTTCTGGGGGCAGCCGCATTTTGAATGCGCCTGCGCGCTCGGAGCTGGCCACGGATGGGCAACTCAATCTGCGTGGAGACGGTGAGTCGCTCGACAATCACCTGTTCGTGGCAAAGCCCATTGCGCGTCCTGCACGCGTGGTGTGCGTAGGACAGGGATTGTCCAGGAATGAAACGGTCTCACCGCTCTTCTACCTGGAACGCGCGCTGAAGCCCACGGCTGCCTTCCTGCCTGAATTGGTCGTCACCAATTCTTCCGAACTGAGGGGCGTGGATCTGCAGGATGCTGATGTGGTGATGCTCTTCGGGGAAGCGCCCGAGGCTGCACGTGAAATTCTGCAGAACTGGGTGAAGGCCGGCGGTGCGCTTTTGGCGGTGGCCGCTTCTGGGGATCGCGGGGATACGCTCCGTGCGCTGGGCGCAGCACCTGAGGTGAAGCTCAAGGACGTGGAGGAGGATGCGCTTCTGCAGGATCTTGATTTTTCGCACCCTCTGTTGCGTACGTTCGCGGAGTCAGGTGTGCGGGATTTCACGCGCATCCGTTTCTGGAAGCACCGGACGATCGAAGGAGTCGAGGGGATGAAGAATGCTGCGGTGATCGCGAGGTTTGAGGGTGGTTCTCCGGCTTGGGTGGAGTGGCCTTTGGAGAAGGGACGGGTGCTGGCGATGATGGCAGGATGGCAGCCTTCAGACAGCCAGCTCGCGGTCGCCTCGAAGTTTGTGCCGCTGCTGTACTCGCTGCTCGACTGGGCACAGGGCAGTGAATTATCCGCACAATCGCTGGTGGTGGGCGATGCCATCGCGGCGCAGCCGTCGTGGAAGGGAGTGCTCCCTGTGAAGCGCCCTGACGGCAGGACAGAGAACTGGAATGTTGACGCCGAGAAGATGTGGCACGGAACGGACATGCCCGGAATTTATGTGGTGGGCACAGGGGATGCGGCCCGTTCCGTGGCGGTCAATCTCGCACCTAATGAAGGGCGTCTTGCCCCCATGGATATGCAGAGGCTCGCAGATGCCGGGGTGAAGCTCAAGAGCACCGGCGCATCGGCCATGGGCACAAAGACGGAGGCCGAAGAGGCGGCCGCCGAAAGGCGTGTGGAAGATTCCGAGCATGAGCAGCGTCAAAAGGGATGGAAGGTCCTTCTGCTGGCGGCGCTGCTCGTGCTCTTCCTTGAAACGTGGCTCGCAGGCAGACGGAGCCGTGGAGTGCAGATGCGGAGCCAACCAACCACCCAGGCAGCATGA